The DNA segment ATAATAAGAGCCCAAAATATTATACACAAACTCTATTTACTCTTATGATTCTGGAGCGAGTTCTATTTCAAGTCCATCTAGTGCCTCAGTTATAGGAACCTGGCAACCTAAACGGCTATTCGGCTTTACATAAAAAGCCTCAGATAGCATTGCCTCTTCATCTGCTTCCATCTCGGGTAAAGCAACATCATTTAGCACATAACATTGGCAGGAGGCACACATTGCCATACCTCCACAAATACCTATAGTACCTTCGGGCGCTAGTTCATAAGATCGACAAAGCTCCATAACATTCATAGCCATATCAGTAGGTGCCTGTACTTCGTGTACCACACCTTCTCTATCAGTTATTTTTACAGTTATATCTTGTGCCATATTATTCTATCGCTTTTACTACTTGTTTTTCTGCTTCTTTACGAGTACCATCAAAACCATCTACACCACTCACCGTAGTATATTTAAGCACATATTTTTTACCTGGGTTAATTCTATTATATACGCTTTGACACATAAGGGTAGCTTCATGAAAACCACACAAAATTAGCTTTAACTTACCGGGGTAAGTATTAACATCGCCTATGGCATATATACCGTCTATATTGGTTTGGTAATCTAGTGCATTATTAACTTTAATAGCATTTTTTTCTATCTCTAAACCCCAGTTTGCAATAGGTCCTAGTTTTGGAGTAAGTCCAAACAGTGGTATAAAATAATCTGTTGCTATAATTTTAGTTTCATCGTGTTTTGTTATAGCCAAACCTTCTACATGCTGCTCTCCTATAATACCTGTAACCTCAGCAGGAGTAATTAGGTTTATTTTACCTAATTTCTTTAATTCTTGTACTTTTTCTACGGAATCTAATGCTCCTCTAAATTCATTTCTTCTATGCACCAAAGTTACCTCTGAAGCAACATCTGCCAAGAAAATACTCCAGTCTAAAGCCGAATCGCCACCACCTGCAATTACAATTTTTTTATCTCTAAAAAGTTCAGGGTCTTTTACAAAATATTCTACTCCTTTATCTTCATAAAAAGCAATATTTTCTATTAATGGTTTACGTGGCTCAAAACTACCTAACCCTCCAGCAATAGCTACTACTTTAGCATGATGCTTAGTTCCTTTATTTGTTGTAACTATAAATGTACCATCTTCTAGTTTATCTATAGTCTCGGCTCTTTCGTTAAGAGTAAAACCAGGTTGGAACTGTTTTATTTGCTCCATAAGGTTATCTACAAGTTCGCCCGCCATTACAGATGGATAGCCTGGTATATCAAATATAGGTTTCTTAGGATATAACTCTGCAAGCTGCCCTCCTTGTTGCGGTAAGGCATCTATAATGTGACATTTTAATTTTAATAATCCTGCTTCAAATACGGCAAAAAGCCCTGTAGGACCCGCACCTATTATAAGTATATCTGTTGTAATCATTTTTATTGTATGTTAAAAAACAGTTTCAGGGACAAAATTCCTTAAAACTGTTCTTTATTTCTATGATAATTGTCAGCAAATATATCCTGACAAAATTATTTTAATGCTATAGCTATTATGCTATATTTACTACTGTCTCTATTTGCGGAACATACTTTTTAATCGTTGTTTCTACTCCAGCTTTCAGTGTCATTTGATTTACACTACAGCCCACACAAGCACCTTCAAGACGTACTTTTACATGCTTGTCTTCATCTATGGCTATTAATGAAATATTACCCCCGTCAGATTCAAGAAAAGGACGAATCTCGTCGAGTGCCCTCTCTACACTTAGTCTAATTTCTTCTGTTGTCATAATTATTTCTTTTTAACTGCTGAGCAGCCAGCCATTGTTGTTATTTTAATCGCTTCTGTAGGCGGTAAGTTATCATTCCTACTTACAGTTTCTTGCACTACAGAACGCGCTAACTCTTCGAAAGCAGTTTCAAGTGGTGTTGCTGTTTGCAATGCTGCCGGACGACCATAATCGCCTGCTTCACGAATACTTTGTACCAATGGCATTTCGCCAAGGAAAGGCACATCTAAATCTTCGGCTAGGTTCCTTGCTCCTTCTTTACCAAATATATAATACTTATTATCTGGTAACTCTTCAGGTGTAAAGTAAGCCATATTTTCTATAATACCTAGAACTGGTACATTAATACTATCTTGACGGAACATAGCCACTCCTTTTTTAGCATCGGCAAGTGCCACAGCTTGTGGTGTACTTACTACTACAGCACCCGTTATAGGTAGCGACTGCATTATAGAAAGGTGAATATCTCCTGTTCCTGGCGGTAAGTCTATCAACATAAAGTCAAGCTCACCCCAGTCTGCATCAAATATCATTTGATTTAATGCTTTAGATGCCATAGGACCTCTCCATATAACAGCCTGCTCTGGCGTAGTAAAAAAGCCTATAGAAAGTATTTGAACGCCATAGCTTAATATTGGTTTCATTTTAGATTTACCATCTATCTCTACCGATATAGGTCGTTCTCTTTCTACATCAAACATTATAGGCATAGATGGTCCATAAATATCAGCATCGAGTACACCAACTTTAAAGCCCATTTTTGCAAGAGTCACGGCAAGGTTTGCTGTAATGGTAGATTTACCCACACCACCTTTACCAGATGATACCGCAATTACATTGCTTATACCAGGTATCCCTTTACCTTTTATCTCTGGCTTCTCAGGAGTTTCTAGTTTAATATTTACCTTAACCTTTGCTTCTTGAGATATTTTATCTTGTATAGTTTTAATAATATCGGCTTCTGCACGTTTACGAATATGCATCGCTGGATTATGCATTACAAGTTCTACTACGACTTCGTCACCAAAGGTAAGCACATTACGTACTGCTCCACTCTCTACCATGTTTTTGCCTTCTCCAGCTAATGTTATGGTTTCAAGAGCTTTCAGTATTTCTTTTCTATCGAGTTTCATATGTATTATTACTTTGTATTACAGTCTTTTAAATAAGACTGTCTTTAAACTACAAAGATACTATGAAAAATTTATAATCTAAAAGCTTTGCTATTTTAATAATCTCTCCTTCCCTCTCTTCTTAACACTATAAAATAATCAACTAAATAACATATTACACTAAAATAGATTGACTTTTTAATAAAATATTTACATTTGTTTAACTAAAAAATTAAATAACAAACAAATGAAAAAATTACTCGCTGAATTTTTCGGAACTTTTTGGCTAGTCTTTGGAGGGTGCGGAAGCGCTTTATTTGCAGCAG comes from the Flavobacterium arcticum genome and includes:
- a CDS encoding 2Fe-2S iron-sulfur cluster-binding family protein: MAQDITVKITDREGVVHEVQAPTDMAMNVMELCRSYELAPEGTIGICGGMAMCASCQCYVLNDVALPEMEADEEAMLSEAFYVKPNSRLGCQVPITEALDGLEIELAPES
- a CDS encoding Mrp/NBP35 family ATP-binding protein, whose translation is MKLDRKEILKALETITLAGEGKNMVESGAVRNVLTFGDEVVVELVMHNPAMHIRKRAEADIIKTIQDKISQEAKVKVNIKLETPEKPEIKGKGIPGISNVIAVSSGKGGVGKSTITANLAVTLAKMGFKVGVLDADIYGPSMPIMFDVERERPISVEIDGKSKMKPILSYGVQILSIGFFTTPEQAVIWRGPMASKALNQMIFDADWGELDFMLIDLPPGTGDIHLSIMQSLPITGAVVVSTPQAVALADAKKGVAMFRQDSINVPVLGIIENMAYFTPEELPDNKYYIFGKEGARNLAEDLDVPFLGEMPLVQSIREAGDYGRPAALQTATPLETAFEELARSVVQETVSRNDNLPPTEAIKITTMAGCSAVKKK
- a CDS encoding NAD(P)/FAD-dependent oxidoreductase — its product is MITTDILIIGAGPTGLFAVFEAGLLKLKCHIIDALPQQGGQLAELYPKKPIFDIPGYPSVMAGELVDNLMEQIKQFQPGFTLNERAETIDKLEDGTFIVTTNKGTKHHAKVVAIAGGLGSFEPRKPLIENIAFYEDKGVEYFVKDPELFRDKKIVIAGGGDSALDWSIFLADVASEVTLVHRRNEFRGALDSVEKVQELKKLGKINLITPAEVTGIIGEQHVEGLAITKHDETKIIATDYFIPLFGLTPKLGPIANWGLEIEKNAIKVNNALDYQTNIDGIYAIGDVNTYPGKLKLILCGFHEATLMCQSVYNRINPGKKYVLKYTTVSGVDGFDGTRKEAEKQVVKAIE
- a CDS encoding NifU family protein; translated protein: MTTEEIRLSVERALDEIRPFLESDGGNISLIAIDEDKHVKVRLEGACVGCSVNQMTLKAGVETTIKKYVPQIETVVNIA